GGAAACCAAACTGCAACTTGCGATGAGCCTAGCACGCAGGCCCCGGAATGCAATAGGGGTCAAGATCACGTCACCCGAATGTTTGAACAACCCTCGGCCGACCGGCGGTAGGGGGTGCCCACGGCGGGCCACACCCCGGCGGCGGGCCCGCGCGCCGGTCCGTACGCCGTGAGGGCTAGCCTCACGATGTGGACAATCCTCGCACCCGGCCGCGCGTCGGCCACATCCAGTTCCTGAACTGCCTGCCCCTGTACTGGGGGCTCGCCAGAACGGGCACGCTCCTCGACTTCGAGCTCTCCAAGGACACCCCGGAGAAGCTCAGCGAGAAGCTGGTGCAGGGCGAGCTCGACATCGGTCCGATCACCCTTGTCGAGTTCCTCCGGCACGCCGACGACCTGGTCGCCTTCCCCGACATCGCCGTCGGCTGCGACGGCCCGGTGATGTCCTGCGTGATCGTCTCCCAGGTCCCGCTGGACCGGCTGGACGGCGCCCGCGTCGCCCTCGGGTCGACCTCCCGCACCTCCGTCCGCCTCGCCCAGCTGCTCCTCGCCGAGCGCTACGGCGTCCAGCCGGACTACTACACCTGCCCGCCCGACCTGAGCCTGATGATGCAGGAGGCCGACGCCGCCGTCCTCATCGGTGACGCGGCGCTGCGCGCGAACATGCTCGACGGGCCGCGCTTCGGCCTGCACGTGCACGACCTGGGCGCGCTGTGGAAGGAGTGGACGGGCCTGCCGTTCGTCTTCGCGGTCTGGGCGGCCCGCCGCGACTACCTGGAGCGCGAGCCGGTCATCACCCGCCGTGTGCACGAGGCCTTCCTCGACTCCCGCAACCTCTCCCTGGAGGAGGTCGGCAAGGTCGCCGAGCAGGCCGCCCGCTGGGAGGCCTTCGACGAGGAGACCCTCGCCCGCTACTTCACGACCCTCGACTTCCGCTTCGGCGGCCCGCAGCTGGCGGCGGTCGCCGAGTTCGCCCGACGGGTCGGCCCGACGACCGGCTTCCCGGCGGACGTGAAGGTGGACCTGCTCCAGCCGTGAGCCGGGCGGTGCTCCCGCACTACTCTGCTGGGAGTGCAGGCGTACCGGGACCGGAGCCGTCCCCGCCTGCCTACGGGGGAGGGGTGACGCCCATGCGGCCGCTCGACGTCGACGAACCCACCATGGTGGGGCCCTACCGGCTGCTCGGCCGGCTGGGCTCCGGCGGCATGGGCCGGGTCTACCTGGGCCGCAGCGCCGGAGGCCGTACGGTCGCGGTCAAGATCGTGCATCCGCACTTCGCGCTGGACGAGGAGTTCCGGGCGCGCTTCCGGCGCGAGGTCGACGCCGCGCGCCGGGTGGGCGGCGCATGGACGGCGCCCGTCCTGGACGCGGACCCCGGGGCGCGGGTGCCGTGGGTGGCGACGGCGTACGCCGCCGGTCCGTCCCTGTCGGCCGCGGTCACGGACGGCGGGCCCCTTCCGGCCCACACGGTACGGGCTCTGGGCGCGGGACTCGCCGAGGCGCTGGCGGCGGTGCACGAGCTGGGCCTGGTGCACCGGGACGTGAAGCCGTCGAACGTCCTGCTGACCCTCGACGGTCCCCTCCTGATCGACTTCGGGATCGCCCGGGCCACCGACGGCACGGCATCCCTCACCTCCACCGGCGTGTCCATCGGCTCGCCCGGCTACATGTCGCCCGAGCAGATCCTGGGCAAGGGCGTCTCGGGCGCGGCCGACGTCTTCTCACTGGGCGCGGTCCTCGCGTACGCGGCGACCGGTCAACAGCCCTTCCCCGGGGACTCCTCCGCCGCCCTGCTCTACAAGGTCGTCCACGAGGAGCCGGAACTCGGTCCGCTGGACGGGGAGTTGCGGAGCCTGACGGCGGCCTGCCTGGCGAAGGACCCGGGCACGCGGCCCGCCCCCGCCGAGGTGGCCCGCCGGCTGGCCCCCGAGGGCGCGGCCCGGCTGGTGACGGGCGGGTGGCTGCCGGGGGCGCTGGTGGAGCAGGTGAGCCGCAGTGCCGTGCAGCTGTTGAATCTGGAGGCGACGGGGCCGGGGCCGGAGCCGGGAGCCGGGGGGCCGTCCGGGCCGGTCGGGTTCAGCAGCCCTTCGGTGGGGCCGGAAGCGGCGGGGGGTGCGGGCACCGGCGCGGCGATGGGGGTGTTCGGACCGCCGCCGGTGATGCCGCCGGGGGTGACACCGCCTCCGAACGTGCCGCCGCCGGTTCTGCCCGCGCAGAGCGGGGGGTCTGGGCTCGCGCGGAGCGGGGCGTCCGCGGAGGCCGGGGGGCCCGTGCAGGGCGGGGCATACGTGCAGGCCGGAGGGACCGGGCGGGGCGGAGGGGCCGGGCGGGCCGACGGCCCCGCGCCGATCGGAGGGCCAGGGCCGATCGGAGGGCCAGGGCCGATCGGAGGGTCCGCGCCGATCGGAGGGCCCGCGGCCCTCTTCGCAGCCGCACCCGAACCCCGGGACGGTGATCACCCGCAGGACACCGCCCCGGGGCTCGGGCGCCGCCCCGGCAGGGTCTCCGTCTCCGTGGCGGCGACGTCCACGCCGGAGGGCGGCGGGCGGGTGCGGAGGCTGAGCTGCTCCGTGGTGCTGGCGGTCGCGGGGGCGATGGCGGCCGTGACAATCGGATCGGTGTTCGTGTTCGACCTGCTGCCGGGGCGGGACGGCGGCCAGGACGACGCGGACTCGGGCAGCGGGTCCGACTCGCCTCCGGCGGCGACCGCGAGCTCCGCCCCTTCCGGTACGGTGCCCGCCGCGTACCTCGGCACCTGGGAGGGCCAGGGCGTCGCCCTCGACGGCAGACTCCCCCTCGGCACGTTCCGCATCACCGTCGGACAGGTCGCTGTCGGCGAGGAGTTGGGCAAGCTTCGCCAGACCGACCAGATCGGCGGCGTCTGCGTCGACGTACTCACCCTGAAGCAGGTGACGAAGAAGGAACTCGTCGCGACGTCGGTCGGCGCGAAGACCAACCACAGCGGCTGCAACCCGGCGAAGACGACCGTCCACCTCAAGCCGGTGGGCGACGACCTCCAGTACCGGTCGGAGAGCGAGGAGTCGGGCCGGCCGGAGGCTCGGATGTCGAAGGTGCGGTAGGTACCGACCTGCCTCCGTGCCTCACGAACAAGGTGATCAGGACGACGATCCCGAGAGGGTGGCAAGGAGGCGGCCGCCCGGCTTACGGCCCCTAACTCCCGTCCTGGTTCAGGCGCTCACTACTGTGTCTGCGATAGCGAACGCCAAGAGATACGACTGACGCGCCACATTGCGTGCTGCCGGGAAGGCCCACCACCATGGAGACACTGCAGCCGGATGATCCAGTGGAGTTGGGAACGTACCGGCTTCTCCGAAGACTCGGCGTCGGCGGCATGGGCCGCGTATACCTCGCCCGCTCGCCCGGTGGCCGTACCGTCGCCGTGAAGGTCGTGCGTCCGGATCTTGCGGCGGACGGCGACTTCCGCGACCGCTTCCGGCACGAAGTCGAGATAGCCAAGGCAGTCTCCGGCCGCTTCACCGCCCCGGTCGTGGACGCCGACCCGGACGCGCCGCTGCCGTGGCTGGCGACGTCGTACGTGCTCGGCCCGGACCTCACGGACGTGGTCGCCGCGCACGGTGCGCTGCCGGAGCACACCGTCCGGGCGCTGGCAGCAGGCCTCGCCGCTGCCCTCCAGGAGGTTCACGCGGCCGGACTGATCCACCGTGACATGAAGCCGTCGAACGTCCTGCTGGCGGCAGACGGTCCGCGCGTCATCGACTTCGGGATCGCTCGGGCGGTGGACGGAAACCGTATGACACAGACGGGAGTCGTCGTCGGCTCACCCGGCTACATGTCACCGGAGCAGGCGCTCGGCAAGGACGTCGGCACGGCGAGTGATGTCTTCTCCCTGGGTGCCGTGCTCGCGTTCGCGGCAACCGGCCGGGGCACCTTCGGCCATGGCGCCGTCTCGCACGCCTCGTTGCTGTATCAGGTCGTGCACGGTGAGCCCGACCTGGAGGGCGTGCCGCAGCAACTGATGGG
This is a stretch of genomic DNA from Streptomyces hawaiiensis. It encodes these proteins:
- a CDS encoding menaquinone biosynthetic enzyme MqnA/MqnD family protein, which codes for MDNPRTRPRVGHIQFLNCLPLYWGLARTGTLLDFELSKDTPEKLSEKLVQGELDIGPITLVEFLRHADDLVAFPDIAVGCDGPVMSCVIVSQVPLDRLDGARVALGSTSRTSVRLAQLLLAERYGVQPDYYTCPPDLSLMMQEADAAVLIGDAALRANMLDGPRFGLHVHDLGALWKEWTGLPFVFAVWAARRDYLEREPVITRRVHEAFLDSRNLSLEEVGKVAEQAARWEAFDEETLARYFTTLDFRFGGPQLAAVAEFARRVGPTTGFPADVKVDLLQP
- a CDS encoding serine/threonine-protein kinase; the encoded protein is MRPLDVDEPTMVGPYRLLGRLGSGGMGRVYLGRSAGGRTVAVKIVHPHFALDEEFRARFRREVDAARRVGGAWTAPVLDADPGARVPWVATAYAAGPSLSAAVTDGGPLPAHTVRALGAGLAEALAAVHELGLVHRDVKPSNVLLTLDGPLLIDFGIARATDGTASLTSTGVSIGSPGYMSPEQILGKGVSGAADVFSLGAVLAYAATGQQPFPGDSSAALLYKVVHEEPELGPLDGELRSLTAACLAKDPGTRPAPAEVARRLAPEGAARLVTGGWLPGALVEQVSRSAVQLLNLEATGPGPEPGAGGPSGPVGFSSPSVGPEAAGGAGTGAAMGVFGPPPVMPPGVTPPPNVPPPVLPAQSGGSGLARSGASAEAGGPVQGGAYVQAGGTGRGGGAGRADGPAPIGGPGPIGGPGPIGGSAPIGGPAALFAAAPEPRDGDHPQDTAPGLGRRPGRVSVSVAATSTPEGGGRVRRLSCSVVLAVAGAMAAVTIGSVFVFDLLPGRDGGQDDADSGSGSDSPPAATASSAPSGTVPAAYLGTWEGQGVALDGRLPLGTFRITVGQVAVGEELGKLRQTDQIGGVCVDVLTLKQVTKKELVATSVGAKTNHSGCNPAKTTVHLKPVGDDLQYRSESEESGRPEARMSKVR